The window CAGGCCCTGCCGCCCGAACTCGTGGCGCGGGCCGACAGGATCACCGACGCCATGGGCCTGCTGGCCGCCTTCCAGATCGAGCGCGAACCCATCCTGCGCAGCTACATCCTGCCCTTCGTGCTGGTCTACGCGGCCCTGATCCTCGCGGCGCTGGCCGTGGCCTCGGTGATGGCCGGCCGACTCGCCCGCCCCCTCGAGGCCGTGGCGGCGGGCGCCGCGCGCGTCGCCGAAGGGGATCTGGAAACGCGGGTCGACGCCGACGCGGGCGGCGAGGCGGGCGCCCTGGTCCGCGCGTTCAACGAGATGGTCGCGCGACTGTCGCAGCAGAGGCGCGAACTGTCGCGGCTGGAGAAGGCGGCGGCCTGGCGGGGCATGGCCCGCACCCTGGCCCACGAGATCAAGAATCCGCTGACGCCCATCCTGCTGGCCGTCCAGGAGACGCACCGCAGCTACCGGGGCACCGACGAGAACCATCGCGAGGCGCTCGCCACGTGCGAGCTCATCGTCGGCGAGGAGGTCGACGGTTTGCGACGCCTGGTCGCCGAGTTCTCCGACTTCGCGCGCCTGCCCCGGCCGCGGCTGCGGGACGAAGACCTCGTGCCGCTGGTCCGGGACCTGGCCCGGCTCTACGGCGATAGATTGAAGGTCAGCCCGGCCGCCGCTTCCCTGCTGGGCAGGTTCGACGCCAAGGAGCTGCGGCGCGCCCTGGTCAACCTCATCGACAACGGCCTCAATTCCTGCGCGCAGGCGGGCGTCGAATCCCGCGTCACGCTCTCGGCGCGCAACGACAAGGACGGCGGGCTGGTGCTGGTAGTGGCCGACGGCGGCGTGGGCATCCCGCCCGAGCACCGCGACCGCATCTTCGAGCCCGACTTCTCCACGCGCAAGGAAGGCATGGGCCTG is drawn from bacterium and contains these coding sequences:
- a CDS encoding HAMP domain-containing protein, coding for MRRIRTRLMIVILVAALLPALPMSLVVRNLIERSMNPALQQTLVDGLKAGMEGSREELQRRKYAFAQAADRLWKPHLALMNPAATTGQMMMDEQGQWLGQAAFVPELNEALTSLDDGPQVVGSHLALKVRTAGGRPVVIAQALPPELVARADRITDAMGLLAAFQIEREPILRSYILPFVLVYAALILAALAVASVMAGRLARPLEAVAAGAARVAEGDLETRVDADAGGEAGALVRAFNEMVARLSQQRRELSRLEKAAAWRGMARTLAHEIKNPLTPILLAVQETHRSYRGTDENHREALATCELIVGEEVDGLRRLVAEFSDFARLPRPRLRDEDLVPLVRDLARLYGDRLKVSPAAASLLGRFDAKELRRALVNLIDNGLNSCAQAGVESRVTLSARNDKDGGLVLVVADGGVGIPPEHRDRIFEPDFSTRKEGMGLGLAIVDGIVHGHGGEIEIDSNPGAGAVFTLRIPAGGKE